A part of Rhinolophus ferrumequinum isolate MPI-CBG mRhiFer1 chromosome 11, mRhiFer1_v1.p, whole genome shotgun sequence genomic DNA contains:
- the C11H11orf87 gene encoding LOW QUALITY PROTEIN: uncharacterized protein C11orf87 homolog (The sequence of the model RefSeq protein was modified relative to this genomic sequence to represent the inferred CDS: deleted 1 base in 1 codon) has product MCALKGDGCLECKNVFLGPSLKGLKVRNQAARGLKLQPFLGRGVRKPGALAKEKGARTRVRGGFGEDLLGTARSPTGLLARSCFLSPSLARASTPTPGSCFGWRGLRPLPAGGNGVPKRGSLVGPAPPSPAPMSARAPKELRLALPPCLVNRTFASPNASGSGNASARGPGAGGGTCITQVGQQLFQSFSSTLVLIVLVTLIFCLIVLSLSTFHIHKRRMKKRKMQRAQEEYERDHCSGNRSGRGLPPAGGQAPNQVKETRLERQPRDSAFCAPSNAPSSSSSSGLECQGPYAPPPPPPAPSPQGAHAASSCLDTAGEGLLQTVVLS; this is encoded by the exons ATGTGTGCCTTGAAGGGAGATGGATGTCTAGAGTGTAAAAATGTGTTCTTGGGACCAAGTTTGAAAGGGTTGAAGGTGAGGAATCAGGCAGCCAGAGGACTGAAGCTTCAACCCTTCCTAGGCAGAGGAGTGCGGAAG CCTGGTGCCTTGGCAAAGGAAAAGGGCGCGCGGACACGCGTTCGAGGCGGGTTCGGAGAGGATCTCCTGGGCACTGCTCGCTCCCCTACCGGCTTGCTTGCCCGCAGTTGCTTCCTCAGTCCTTCGCTCGCGCGCGCATCCACTCCCACACCAGGGAGTTGTTTTGGGTGGCGTGGGCTCCGTCCTCTTCCT GCCGGTGGGAACGGTGTGCCGAAGAGAGGAAGTCTGGtgggcccagcccctcccagcccagcgCCGATGAGTGCCAGGGCGCCCAAGGAGCTGAGGCTGGCGCTGCCGCCGTGTCTCGTCAACCGGACCTTTGCTTCTCCTAACGCCAGCGGCAGCGGCAACGCGAGTGCCCGTGGCCCCGGCGCTGGCGGAGGCACCTGCATTACGCAGGTGGGACAGCAGCTCTTCCAGTCCTTCTCCTCCACGCTGGTGCTGATTGTCCTGGTCACCCTGATCTTCTGCCTCATCGTGCTGTCCCTCTCCACCTTCCATATCCACAAGCGTAGGATGAAGAAGCGGAAGATGCAGAGGGCTCAGGAGGAATACGAGCGGGATCACTGCAGTGGCAACCGCAGCGGCAGGGGGCTGCCCCCGGCGGGCGGCCAGGCCCCAAACCAAGTAAAAGAAACCCGACTGGAGAGGCAGCCCCGGGACTCGGCCTTCTGCGCCCCCTCCAATgccccctcctcttcttcctcctctggccTCGAGTGCCAGGGTCCCTATGCTCCGCCACCTCCACCACCGGCCCCCAGTCCTCAAGGAGCACACGCAGCCTCCTCCTGTTTGGACACAGCTGGCGAGGGCCTTTTGCAGACGGTGGTATTGTCCTGA